Proteins encoded by one window of Papio anubis isolate 15944 chromosome 7, Panubis1.0, whole genome shotgun sequence:
- the SAMD15 gene encoding sterile alpha motif domain-containing protein 15 isoform X2, with protein sequence MAEVPEDYDSGPDEDGEPESERPELPELHKSYENAERDTMAEADSKLPAEIYHEPQPETEEEDFREGEPKSAKNVQLKPGGTSLEGIAKESKRDVPSETEPGIPQEVKSEREMGEFFKDLEAPMDETHESDLEPPEEAKLNVTEDVFLESAMETDPVPPTETMSEVSGATVRERNLELLEEGTELGVPEESLRVQHEETGVEPPEQTKLDFPSEKPGESLEETDLQPPKMTKPEIPEETQRESTEKKRAEPPEQARPEFPEKEPRKSSEEAGLEPPEETQPEVPGEMQRKATKEKGTELPERTKPDLLDHKSRKSTDENVPEPLEEIKLEFPEEESRKPNEETILEQSEMMKPESPEEIRKSNEEKNPQPPEETGLVLPQEINPQVEEKTQTKPTEEKNLELPDETKPRETHVEFPKEDRPEPIKSKYSVGKDELELREPKRGKWSLSDEFKKEYYALGSIRESEESVGTHYEFSQPLQKSFDVSEVCSYSDPSESLTELSEFVHEKEVVDLSQDLKELVSEDDETQSKQGTVLQFEHLNWDPEKVAEWISQLGFPQYKECFITNFISGRKLIHVNCSNLPQMGITNFEDMKTEVMDLGETSHRGDEPLPSHHIRRYMIAT encoded by the exons ATGGCTGAAGTCCCGGAGGATTACGATTCCGGCCCAGATGAAGATGGAGAGCCGGAGTCTGAGAGGCCTGAACTGCCTGAACTTCATAAATCATATGAAAATGCCGAACGAGACACCATGGCAGAGGCAGACTCGAAGCTACCAGCAGAGATTTATCACGAGCCACAGCCAGAGACCGAGGAAGAGGACTTCAGAGAGGGGGAGCCAAAGAGTGCTAAGAACGTGCAGCTGAAACCTGGCGGGACGTCCCTGGAAGGCATTGCCAAGGAGTCCAAGAGAGACGTACCAAGCGAAACTGAACCAGGGATTCCCCAAGAGGTAAAGTCGGAAAGAGAGATGGGAGAGTTTTTCAAAGATTTGGAGGCCCCTATGGATGAAACGCATGAGTCAGACCTAGAGCCACCAGAGGAGGCTAAACTAAATGTTACAGAGGATGTGTTCCTAGAGTCAGCTATGGAAACAGATCCAGTGCCACCAACGGAAACCATGTCTGAGGTTTCAGGGGCCACAGTCAGAGAGAGAAATTTAGAATTACTAGAGGAGGGGACGGAACTGGGGGTTCCAGAGGAATCACTTAGAGTGCAACATGAAGAGACAGGTGTAGAGCCTCCAGAGCAGACCAAACTAGATTTTCCAAGTGAGAaaccaggagaatcacttgaagagACAGATCTTCAGCCACCAAAGATGACCAAACCAGAGATTCCAGAGGAGACACAAAGAgagtcaactgagaagaaaaggGCAGAGCCACCTGAGCAAGCTAGACCAGAATTTCCAGAGAAGGAACCAAGAAAGTCTAGTGAGGAGGCAggtctagagcctccagaagagaCTCAACCAGAGGTTCCAGGGGAGATGCAAAGAAAAGCAACTAAGGAGAAAGGGACAGAACTACCTGAGCGGACTAAACCAGACCTTCTAGACCACAAGTCAAGAAAGTCTACTGATGAGAACGTCCCTGAGCCACTAGAAGAGATCAAATTAGAGTTTCCCGAGGAAGAATCAAGAAAACCAAATGAGGAAACAATTCTAGAACAATCGGAAATGATGAAACCAGAAAGTCCAGAAGAGATAAGAAAatcaaatgaggaaaaaaatccacaacCACCAGAGGAGACTGGTCTAGTGCTACCACAGGAGATCAACCCACAAGTtgaagagaaaacacaaacaaagccAACTGAGGAGAAAAATCTAGAGTTACCAGATGAAACCAAACCAAGAGAGACACATGTAGAATTTCCCAAGGAAGACAGGCCAGAACCAATCAAGTCTAAGTATTCTGTAGGAAAGGATGAGCTAGAGCTCCGTGAGCCTAAAAGAGGAAAGTGGTCACTAAGTGacgaatttaaaaaagaatactacGCATTAGGATCTATCAGAGAAAGTGAAGAATCAGTTGGTACACATTATGAGTTTTCACAACCACTCCAAAAATCGTTTGATGTCAGTGAAGTATGCTCATACTCAGATCCCTCAGAGTCTCTGACAGAATTAAGCGAGTTCGTTCATGAAAAGGAAGTTGTAGATTTGTCCCAAGACTTGAAGGAACTGGTCTCTGaagatgatgaaacccagtcAAAACAAGGGACTGTGTTACAATTTGAGCATCTTAATTGGGATCCAGAGAAAGTTGCAGAGTGGATTAGCCAGCTAGGCTTCCCTCAATACAAG GAATGTTTTATCACAAACTTCATCAGTGGCCGAAAACTCATTCACGTCAACTGCTCAAACCTCCCTCAGATGGGGATAACAAACTTCGAGGACATGAAG ACTGAAGTTATGGATTTGGGGGAAACCAGTCACAGAGGTGATGAGCCCCTCCCATCTCATCATATCAGGAGGTACATGATAGCAACATGA